A part of Rhinoderma darwinii isolate aRhiDar2 chromosome 1, aRhiDar2.hap1, whole genome shotgun sequence genomic DNA contains:
- the LOC142760876 gene encoding olfactory receptor 6M1-like, whose translation MENQSSVTQFFLVGFTISVELQFFLFVIFFAIYLLTVTANIAIISLVHVDNRLHTPMYFFLSQLSFLEIWYTSSIAPKLLTNLAGWKNISFSGCLSQIYFYFSLGSTEFFLLGVMAIDRYLAICNPLRYQSIMNGQVCVQATVACWSFAFLSVFFLVLLISRLTFCQPAIINHFFCDIPPLLQLSCQDTFLEEIVVFFFACSIILTSLVFTIVSYVFILSTIFKIPSTKGRKKAFSTCASHFTVVTILYGTVIFIYVRPSVYYPMNVNKVMGVFNTVVTPLLNPLIYCLRNKEVKEALRKVLNTKRSRLNGIIYNAK comes from the coding sequence ATGGAAAATCAGAGCAGTGtgacacagttttttttggtTGGGTTTACTATCTCTGTAGAGCTCCAGTTTTTTCTGTTTGTGATTTTCTTTGCCATCTACCTATTGACTGTGACTGCTAATATTGCAATTATTAGTTTGGTTCATGTAGACAATAGACTTCATACTCCTATGTACTTCTTTCTTAGTCAACTCTCTTTCCTAGAGATCTGGTATACCTCATCCATTGCACCAAAACTCTTAACTAATTTGGCTGGCTGGAAAAACATTTCATTTTCTGGCTGCCtctcacaaatttatttttacttctctttgGGTTCCACAGAGTTTTTCCTCCTCGGAGTGATGGCCATTGATCGTTACTTGGCTATATGCAACCCTCTGCGTTATCAATCCATCATGAATGGCCAAGTATGTGTACAGGCTACTGTAGCTTGCTGGTCTTTTGCTTTCCTGTCTGTGTTCTTTCTAGTTCTTCTTATATCCCGCTTGACATTTTGCCAACCTGCTATCATCAACCATTTCTTCTGTGACATCCCACCTCTTCTCCAACTTTCATGTCAAGATACCTTTCTAGAGGAAATTGTAGTCTTCTTTTTTGCTTGCAGCATCATTCTCACCTCTTTGGTTTTCACTATTGTATCTTATGTGTTCATTCTTTCTACTATATTTAAAATACCATCCACTAAGGGAAGGAAAAAAGCTTTTTCCACATGTGCCTCACATTTCACAGTGGTCACAATTCTCTATGGCACAGTCATATTTATCTATGTTCGTCCAAGTGTTTACTACCCAATGAACGTCAACAAGGTCATGGGTGTTTTCAACACTGTGGTGACTCCATTACTCAACCCTTTGATTTATTGCCTGCGGAACAAAGAAGTAAAAGAAGCTTTGAGGAAAGTGTTAAACACAAAGCGTTCACGGTTAAATGGTATAATTTATAATGCTAAGTGA